In Macrobrachium nipponense isolate FS-2020 chromosome 41, ASM1510439v2, whole genome shotgun sequence, the following proteins share a genomic window:
- the LOC135212760 gene encoding myosin regulatory light chain 2-like: MVEEKKVKKKKKKEEEPEAAAAPAPPPPEPEPEAPAPTPVSSKPSSRKSSSRKAKKTGSNVFDMFTQRQVAEFKEGFQMMDRDKDGVIGLSDLRAVFDDVGKIASDRELRDMLDEAPNPINFTMLLQMFAERNSGQNDDDEVVAAAFSAFSTDGWIDGEVFRHALMTWGDKYSAQEVDDAFDQFEMDDRGFIDTAAAIELLTGKADTDAEAEAA, from the exons GTTGAAGAgaagaaagtcaagaagaagaagaagaaggaagaggagccagAGGCTGCCGCTGCTCCAGCTCCACCCCCTCCAGAGCCAGAACCCGAGGCTCCAGCTCCAACCCCGGTCTCCTCCAAACCCTCTTCCAGAAAGTCCTCCTCCAGAAAGGCCAAGAAGACCGGCTCCAATGTCTTCGATATGTTCACCCAGAGGCAGGTGGCCGAGTTCAAGGAGGGATTCCAGATGATGGACAGGGATAAGGACGGTGTCATTGGCCTGAGTGACCTGCGAGCA GTATTCGACGACGTCGGAAAGATCGCCTCCGACAGGGAATTGAGAGACATGTTGGACGAGGCGCCCAATCCCATCAACTTCACGATGCTTCTTCAGATGTTCGCCGAGAGGAACTCAGGGCAGAATGACGACGACGAAGTAGTAGCTGCCGCCTTCAGCGCCTTCAGCACCGATGGATGGATCGACGGTGAAGT CTTCCGCCACGCCCTCATGACCTGGGGCGACAAATACTCCGCCCAGGAGGTCGACGATGCCTTTGACCAGTTCGAAATGGATGATCGAGGCTTCATTGACACTGCTGCAGCGATCGAACTGCTCACGGGAAAAGCTGATACCGACGCTGAAGCCGAGGCTGCATAG